From the genome of Azospira restricta, one region includes:
- a CDS encoding STAS domain-containing protein, translating into MVFSFFKKPPPEKMVAKPAAAPPRPKSEDAPFTDSRPPAGGVSQPPPGTGGEATPRELESLDFTSPSQFSDLSETPGDIHVETDIDPIQADVEQAAILYANAQDDAARAMLENAVHANPFGPGERLWLMLFDLYRLTGQRAPFDALSLEYARAFEKSPPPWQNANGSKPAAKAPAAPAPAGTVLFKGELTGDNDAAFAALDQAIAKNPKLRVELTKVQAVDDLGAERLLGVLTAARKKKADIELVGRDALAALLESRIETGRREESGCWLLLLELYQLMGRQDAFEEMAINYAVTFEMSPPSWEPKRVAAAEPKPVLALAAAEAPQEAKAYMPKGNLKNERFGDLQGFAEKQEALVLDFSAVTRIDFVSAGTLVNLLTAVKRQGKRILIRHPNRLVSELLGVVGVAAVADFEFAKN; encoded by the coding sequence ATGGTTTTTTCCTTCTTCAAGAAGCCGCCGCCCGAAAAAATGGTGGCGAAGCCGGCTGCGGCGCCGCCGCGCCCGAAGTCGGAAGATGCGCCGTTTACCGACAGCCGACCGCCGGCGGGCGGTGTCTCGCAGCCGCCGCCGGGAACCGGCGGCGAGGCGACGCCGCGCGAGCTGGAGTCGCTCGATTTCACCAGTCCCAGCCAGTTCAGCGACCTGAGCGAGACGCCGGGCGACATCCACGTCGAGACCGACATCGACCCGATCCAGGCCGATGTCGAGCAGGCGGCGATCCTCTATGCCAACGCGCAGGACGATGCGGCGCGGGCGATGCTGGAAAACGCCGTGCACGCCAATCCCTTCGGCCCGGGCGAGCGCTTGTGGCTGATGCTCTTCGACCTCTACCGGCTGACCGGCCAGCGCGCCCCGTTCGACGCGCTGAGCCTCGAATACGCGCGTGCCTTCGAGAAGTCGCCGCCACCCTGGCAGAACGCGAACGGCAGCAAGCCGGCGGCGAAGGCCCCGGCGGCGCCGGCGCCCGCCGGCACCGTGCTGTTCAAGGGCGAGCTGACCGGCGACAACGATGCCGCCTTCGCCGCGCTCGACCAGGCGATCGCCAAGAACCCCAAGCTGCGCGTCGAGCTGACCAAGGTGCAGGCGGTCGACGACCTCGGCGCCGAGCGCCTGCTCGGCGTGCTCACTGCCGCGCGCAAGAAGAAGGCGGACATCGAGCTGGTCGGCCGCGATGCGCTGGCGGCGCTGCTCGAGTCGCGGATCGAGACCGGTCGCCGCGAGGAATCGGGCTGCTGGTTGCTGCTGCTCGAGCTCTACCAGCTGATGGGTAGGCAGGATGCCTTCGAGGAAATGGCGATCAACTACGCGGTGACCTTCGAGATGTCGCCGCCGTCGTGGGAGCCGAAGCGGGTCGCCGCCGCCGAGCCGAAGCCGGTGCTGGCGCTGGCCGCCGCCGAGGCGCCGCAGGAGGCCAAGGCCTACATGCCGAAGGGCAACCTGAAGAACGAGCGCTTCGGCGACCTGCAGGGCTTCGCCGAGAAGCAGGAGGCGCTGGTCCTCGATTTCTCGGCGGTGACGCGGATCGACTTCGTCAGCGCCGGCACGCTGGTGAACCTGCTCACCGCGGTCAAGCGGCAGGGCAAGCGCATCCTGATCCGTCATCCCAACCGGCTGGTCTCCGAACTGCTCGGCGTCGTCGGCGTCGCCGCGGTGGCCGATTTCGAATTCGCAAAGAACTGA
- the hslV gene encoding ATP-dependent protease subunit HslV, which yields MEQYHGTTILSVRRGQQVAMGGDGQVTLGNIVIKASARKVRRLYKERILAGFAGGTADAFTLFERFEAKLEKHQGHLLRSAVELAKDWRTDRMLRRLEAMLAVADRESSLIITGNGDVLEPEQGIVAIGSGGAYAQAAARALLENTALAPVEVVTRSLEIAGDLCIYTNRNFTLETLD from the coding sequence ATGGAACAGTATCACGGCACCACCATCCTCTCCGTCCGCCGCGGCCAACAGGTGGCGATGGGCGGCGACGGCCAGGTGACGCTCGGCAACATCGTCATCAAGGCCAGCGCGCGCAAGGTGCGCCGGCTGTACAAGGAACGCATCCTCGCCGGTTTCGCCGGCGGCACCGCCGACGCCTTCACGCTGTTCGAGCGCTTCGAGGCCAAGCTGGAGAAGCACCAGGGCCACCTGCTGCGCTCCGCAGTCGAGCTGGCCAAGGACTGGCGCACCGACCGCATGCTGCGCCGGCTGGAGGCGATGCTCGCGGTCGCCGACCGCGAGAGCTCGCTGATCATCACCGGCAACGGCGACGTGCTCGAGCCGGAGCAGGGCATCGTCGCCATCGGTTCGGGCGGCGCCTATGCGCAGGCGGCGGCGCGCGCGCTGCTGGAGAACACCGCGCTGGCGCCGGTCGAGGTGGTCACCAGGTCGCTGGAGATTGCCGGCGACCTGTGTATCTACACCAACCGCAACTTCACGCTGGAAACCCTCGACTGA
- a CDS encoding HDOD domain-containing protein — protein sequence MNAPTLERLLASADVLPTLPQVVRHILQTLNDESASADALVHELNTDPAIVARLLAAANSSAFGLAGQVASTRQAILVLGLSTVRRITLATALLDRLGQVGGDGRQFWRHSLGVATCARAIAECLGQPPEVAFSAGLLHDVGQLLMAAVAPEATVLAGERAAAGESIVAAERAVFGYDHAVVGAELACRWRLPGDIVGGIRAHHQPDSGEDGEIGDLIHVAEVLSHALDLGQVPHNRVPAVSEIALLRLGVDWPDLSGQFAGIEARYEGSRLALGL from the coding sequence GTGAACGCGCCGACGCTGGAACGGCTGCTCGCCTCGGCCGACGTGCTGCCGACGCTGCCGCAGGTCGTCCGCCACATCCTGCAGACGCTGAACGACGAGAGCGCCAGCGCCGACGCGCTGGTGCACGAGCTCAACACCGACCCGGCGATCGTCGCCCGCCTGCTGGCGGCGGCGAACTCCAGCGCCTTCGGCCTCGCCGGCCAGGTCGCGTCGACGCGGCAGGCGATCCTCGTCCTCGGACTGTCGACGGTGCGCCGGATCACGCTGGCGACGGCGCTGCTGGACCGCCTCGGCCAGGTCGGCGGCGACGGTCGCCAATTCTGGCGCCACAGCCTGGGCGTCGCCACCTGCGCACGCGCGATTGCCGAATGCCTCGGCCAACCGCCGGAAGTCGCCTTCTCGGCGGGACTGCTGCACGACGTCGGGCAACTGCTGATGGCCGCGGTCGCCCCGGAAGCGACGGTGCTGGCCGGCGAGCGCGCCGCCGCCGGCGAGTCGATCGTCGCCGCCGAACGGGCGGTGTTCGGCTACGACCACGCCGTCGTCGGCGCCGAGCTGGCGTGCCGCTGGCGGCTGCCGGGCGACATCGTCGGCGGCATCCGCGCGCACCACCAGCCGGACAGCGGCGAGGACGGGGAAATCGGCGACCTGATCCACGTCGCCGAGGTGCTCAGCCACGCGCTGGACCTCGGCCAGGTGCCGCACAACCGGGTGCCCGCGGTCTCCGAGATCGCGCTGCTGCGGCTGGGGGTGGACTGGCCGGACTTGAGCGGGCAGTTCGCGGGAATCGAGGCGCGCTACGAGGGCAGTCGCCTGGCCCTGGGCCTCTAG
- the hslU gene encoding ATP-dependent protease ATPase subunit HslU, translating to MTQMTPQEIVHELDKHIVGQQKAKKSVAIALRNRWRRAQVADPLRQEITPKNILMIGPTGVGKTEIARRLARLANAPFIKVEATKFTEVGYVGRDVDTIVRDLVEIAVKAGREAAMKRHRARAEDAAEERVLDALLPPPRGSNFFGNENAPAEDNTTRQKFRKKLREGELDDKEIEIELAGPAMSAEIFAPPGMEELTQQIQGMFQNLGGGRRTARKLKIKEALKLLVDEEAAKLVNDEEVKLDAVKNVEQNGIVFLDEIDKIASRSEAQGADVSRQGVQRDLLPLVEGTTVSTKYGMIKTDHILFIASGAFHLSKPSDLIPELQGRFPIRVELESLSVADFERILTQTDACLTRQYEALLATEGVALAFKDDGIRRLAEIAWAVNERTENIGARRLYTVMEKLLEEISFDAGKPGTEKLVVDAAYVDGRLGELAQNEDLSRYVL from the coding sequence ATGACCCAGATGACCCCGCAGGAAATCGTCCACGAACTCGACAAGCACATCGTCGGCCAGCAGAAGGCGAAGAAGTCGGTTGCCATCGCGCTCAGGAACCGCTGGCGCCGCGCCCAGGTCGCCGACCCGTTGCGCCAGGAGATCACGCCGAAGAACATCCTGATGATCGGCCCGACCGGCGTCGGCAAGACCGAGATCGCGCGCCGCCTGGCGCGGCTGGCCAACGCGCCGTTCATCAAGGTCGAGGCGACCAAGTTCACCGAGGTCGGCTACGTCGGCCGCGACGTCGACACGATCGTCCGCGACCTGGTCGAGATCGCCGTCAAGGCCGGCCGGGAGGCGGCGATGAAGCGCCACCGCGCGCGCGCCGAGGACGCCGCCGAGGAGCGCGTGCTCGACGCGCTCTTGCCGCCGCCGCGCGGCAGCAACTTCTTCGGCAACGAGAACGCGCCGGCCGAGGACAATACGACGCGGCAGAAATTCCGCAAGAAGCTGCGCGAGGGCGAACTCGACGACAAGGAGATCGAGATCGAGCTGGCCGGGCCGGCGATGAGCGCCGAGATTTTCGCGCCGCCGGGAATGGAGGAGCTGACGCAGCAGATCCAGGGCATGTTCCAGAATCTCGGCGGCGGCCGCAGGACGGCGCGCAAGCTGAAGATCAAGGAGGCGCTGAAGCTGCTTGTCGACGAGGAGGCGGCGAAGCTGGTGAACGACGAGGAGGTGAAGCTCGACGCGGTGAAGAACGTCGAGCAGAACGGCATCGTCTTCCTCGACGAGATCGACAAGATCGCCAGCCGGTCGGAGGCGCAGGGCGCCGACGTCTCGCGCCAGGGCGTGCAGCGCGACCTGCTGCCGCTGGTCGAGGGAACGACGGTGTCGACCAAGTACGGCATGATCAAGACCGACCACATCCTGTTCATCGCCAGCGGCGCCTTCCACCTGTCGAAGCCGTCGGACCTGATCCCCGAACTGCAGGGCCGCTTCCCGATCCGCGTCGAGCTGGAGTCGCTGTCGGTTGCCGATTTCGAGCGCATCCTGACGCAGACCGACGCCTGCCTGACCCGCCAGTACGAGGCGCTGCTCGCCACCGAGGGCGTCGCCCTGGCCTTCAAGGACGACGGCATCCGCCGGCTGGCGGAGATCGCCTGGGCGGTGAACGAACGCACCGAGAACATCGGCGCCCGCCGCCTCTATACGGTGATGGAGAAGCTGCTCGAGGAGATTTCCTTCGACGCCGGCAAGCCCGGCACCGAGAAGCTCGTCGTCGACGCCGCCTACGTCGACGGCCGCCTCGGCGAGTTGGCGCAGAACGAGGACCTGTCGCGCTACGTTTTGTGA
- a CDS encoding AEC family transporter: MLLRIVSIIFPIFAIVGVGYAYARVKKPDMSFANQLNMDVFVPALVFAALAGKDFDLMANWKLALGATAVVLGSGLLAWPVAKLMKVPANTLLPPMMFNNSGNMGLPLLVLAFGEQALPLAVVLFFVENTLHYALGTWMLDHHAKLWNLWRVPVIAAAIAGLAVSLLKIELWSPLYVGIKMLGDVSIPLLLFSLGVRLTDSAAKDLRLGLVGAALCPLAGMAVAWAMVPVLGLEGMQAGMLLIFGALPPAVLNYIFAEKYKQEPERVASIVMIGNVASLGFVPLALFFALPR; encoded by the coding sequence ATGCTGCTGCGCATCGTTTCCATCATCTTTCCGATCTTCGCCATCGTCGGCGTCGGCTATGCCTACGCGCGCGTGAAGAAGCCGGACATGAGCTTCGCCAACCAGCTGAACATGGACGTTTTCGTCCCGGCGCTGGTCTTCGCCGCGCTCGCCGGCAAGGACTTCGACCTGATGGCGAACTGGAAGCTGGCGCTCGGCGCGACCGCCGTCGTCCTCGGCTCCGGCCTGCTCGCGTGGCCGGTGGCGAAGCTGATGAAGGTGCCGGCGAACACGCTGCTGCCGCCGATGATGTTCAACAACTCCGGCAACATGGGCCTGCCGCTGCTGGTGCTGGCCTTCGGCGAGCAGGCGCTGCCGCTCGCCGTCGTGCTGTTCTTCGTCGAGAACACGCTGCACTATGCGCTCGGCACCTGGATGCTCGACCACCACGCGAAGCTGTGGAACCTGTGGCGCGTGCCGGTGATCGCCGCCGCCATCGCCGGGCTGGCGGTGAGTCTGCTGAAGATCGAGCTGTGGTCGCCGCTCTACGTCGGCATCAAGATGCTCGGCGACGTGTCGATCCCGCTGCTGCTGTTCTCGCTGGGGGTGCGCCTGACCGACTCCGCCGCCAAGGACCTGCGCCTCGGCCTGGTCGGCGCCGCGCTGTGCCCGCTCGCCGGCATGGCCGTGGCCTGGGCGATGGTGCCGGTGCTCGGGCTGGAAGGGATGCAGGCCGGCATGCTGCTGATCTTCGGCGCGCTGCCGCCGGCGGTGCTCAACTACATCTTCGCCGAGAAGTACAAGCAGGAGCCGGAGCGCGTCGCGTCGATCGTGATGATCGGCAACGTCGCCTCGCTGGGCTTCGTGCCGCTGGCGCTGTTCTTCGCGCTGCCGCGCTGA
- a CDS encoding YbaK/EbsC family protein, whose amino-acid sequence MKPAQHPTALRMQALLHEQGLDVQVVEFEQPTRTSAEAAKAIGCTVAEIAKSVVFRGKESGQAVVVVASGDNRVCERKVAALVGEKLGRADADFVREATGYVIGGVSPLGHAQPVKLVLDADLQRFDRLWAAAGTPFSVFPLTPDELRRITGAGWNDIRADG is encoded by the coding sequence ATGAAACCCGCACAACACCCCACCGCGCTGCGCATGCAGGCGCTGCTTCACGAACAAGGCCTCGACGTCCAGGTCGTCGAATTCGAACAGCCGACGCGGACCAGCGCCGAAGCCGCCAAGGCGATCGGCTGCACGGTCGCCGAGATCGCCAAGTCGGTCGTCTTCCGCGGCAAGGAAAGCGGGCAGGCGGTGGTCGTCGTCGCCAGCGGCGACAACCGCGTCTGCGAGAGGAAGGTCGCCGCGCTGGTCGGCGAAAAGCTCGGCCGCGCCGACGCCGACTTCGTGCGCGAAGCGACCGGCTACGTCATCGGCGGCGTCTCGCCGCTCGGCCATGCGCAGCCGGTGAAGCTGGTGCTCGACGCCGACCTGCAGCGCTTCGACAGGCTGTGGGCGGCGGCCGGGACGCCGTTCTCGGTCTTCCCGCTGACACCGGACGAGCTGCGGCGCATCACCGGCGCCGGGTGGAACGACATCCGCGCGGACGGCTGA
- a CDS encoding MFS transporter, translating into MFRTLNTPHLWFITLAAAGIMMVTMGARQSLGLFVSPLNTTTGLGVAAISFALAVGQFTWGAIQPVAGAFADRYGPGKVLVCGLLILAAGSALTPFMDNTFGLVVSLGLLSAMGSGIGSFSVLMGATAQRLPVESRAAASGVINAGGSFGQFIFAPILQKLIQAFGWMGAMWSLAAVALAALPLVKVVAPKGTRPASVPGEAGLWTTVCGAMGDRSYLLLHAGFFTCGFHIAFLVTHMPGEVDLCGLPPAVASWTLAIIGLTNIAGSLYAGHAITHHRSKMVLFWMYASRALLVIAYLAAPKTEWTFYLFAAGLGFTWLATVPPTASLVGKLFGVRYLGTLFGLTLLSHQIGGFLGAWLGGLALVEFGDYSWMWYADIALAALAAIANLPIRETPVAKPQPA; encoded by the coding sequence ATGTTCCGCACCCTCAACACCCCCCACCTCTGGTTCATCACGCTCGCCGCCGCCGGCATCATGATGGTGACGATGGGCGCCCGCCAGTCGCTCGGCCTCTTCGTCTCGCCGCTGAACACGACGACCGGGCTCGGCGTCGCCGCGATCAGCTTCGCGCTCGCCGTCGGCCAGTTCACCTGGGGCGCGATCCAGCCGGTCGCCGGCGCCTTCGCCGACCGCTACGGCCCGGGCAAGGTGCTCGTCTGCGGCCTCTTGATCCTCGCCGCCGGCAGCGCGCTGACGCCGTTCATGGACAACACCTTCGGCCTCGTCGTCAGCCTCGGCCTGCTCTCGGCGATGGGCTCCGGCATCGGCAGCTTCTCGGTGCTGATGGGCGCCACCGCGCAGCGCCTGCCGGTCGAGTCGCGCGCCGCCGCCTCGGGCGTGATCAACGCCGGCGGCTCCTTCGGCCAGTTCATCTTCGCGCCGATCCTGCAGAAGCTGATCCAGGCCTTCGGCTGGATGGGCGCGATGTGGTCGCTCGCCGCCGTCGCGTTGGCCGCGCTGCCGCTGGTCAAGGTGGTCGCGCCGAAGGGCACCAGGCCGGCGTCGGTGCCGGGCGAGGCCGGCCTGTGGACCACCGTCTGCGGTGCGATGGGCGACCGCAGCTACCTGCTCCTGCACGCCGGCTTCTTCACCTGCGGCTTCCACATCGCCTTCCTGGTCACGCACATGCCCGGCGAGGTCGACCTGTGCGGCCTGCCGCCGGCGGTGGCCAGCTGGACGCTGGCGATCATCGGCCTGACCAACATCGCCGGCAGCCTGTACGCCGGCCACGCGATCACGCACCACCGCAGCAAGATGGTGCTGTTCTGGATGTACGCCTCGCGCGCGCTGCTGGTGATCGCCTACCTGGCGGCGCCGAAGACCGAATGGACCTTCTACCTGTTCGCCGCCGGGCTCGGCTTCACCTGGCTGGCGACCGTGCCGCCGACCGCCTCGCTGGTCGGCAAGCTGTTCGGCGTGCGCTACCTCGGCACGCTGTTCGGCCTGACGCTGCTGTCGCACCAGATCGGCGGCTTCCTCGGCGCCTGGCTCGGCGGCCTCGCCCTCGTCGAGTTCGGCGACTACAGCTGGATGTGGTACGCCGACATCGCGCTCGCCGCGCTGGCGGCGATCGCCAACCTGCCGATCCGCGAAACGCCGGTGGCGAAACCGCAGCCGGCCTGA
- a CDS encoding RNA-binding S4 domain-containing protein, with the protein MSAPPEKLRLDKWLWAARFFKTRGLAADAIDGGKVKLNGHTAKPAKEVKPGDVLDLTLGDAHWTVTVRGLNEYRRPAPEAQLLYEESAESREQRSRAAEARALAPAPGADLKGRPTKRDRRKIQRFFG; encoded by the coding sequence ATGAGCGCGCCCCCGGAGAAGCTGCGCCTCGACAAGTGGCTGTGGGCCGCGCGCTTCTTCAAGACGCGCGGGCTGGCGGCGGATGCGATCGACGGCGGCAAGGTCAAGCTCAACGGCCACACGGCGAAACCGGCAAAGGAGGTGAAGCCTGGCGACGTGCTCGACCTGACGCTCGGCGACGCGCACTGGACGGTGACCGTGCGCGGCCTCAACGAATACCGGCGGCCGGCGCCGGAAGCGCAGCTGCTCTACGAGGAAAGCGCCGAAAGTCGGGAGCAGCGCAGCCGGGCGGCCGAGGCGCGGGCGCTGGCGCCGGCCCCCGGCGCCGACCTCAAGGGCCGGCCGACCAAGCGCGACCGGCGCAAGATCCAGCGATTTTTCGGCTAA
- a CDS encoding response regulator transcription factor: MNDLAEQDRPSLLLVDDDEAFRRVLARALERRGYAVTTAADVAEALARAQAQSPEYAVVDLKMPGESGLVLIEKLIGLDPNTRIVMLTGYASIATAVEAIKLGATHYLAKPVDADQVVAALHKTEGDASLGVADSPLSVDRLEWEHIQRVLAEHDGNISATARALKMHRRTLQRKLGKKPVKE; encoded by the coding sequence ATGAACGACCTCGCCGAACAAGACCGCCCCTCCCTGCTCCTCGTCGACGACGACGAGGCCTTCCGCCGCGTGCTCGCGCGCGCGCTCGAACGCCGCGGCTACGCGGTGACGACCGCCGCCGACGTCGCCGAGGCGCTCGCCCGGGCGCAGGCGCAATCGCCGGAATACGCCGTCGTCGACCTGAAGATGCCCGGCGAATCCGGGCTGGTACTGATCGAGAAGCTGATCGGGCTCGACCCGAACACGCGCATCGTGATGCTCACCGGCTACGCCAGCATCGCCACCGCGGTCGAGGCGATCAAGCTCGGCGCCACGCACTACCTGGCGAAGCCGGTCGACGCCGACCAGGTGGTGGCGGCGCTGCACAAGACCGAGGGCGACGCCTCGCTCGGCGTTGCCGACTCGCCGCTGTCGGTCGACCGGCTGGAGTGGGAACACATCCAGCGCGTGCTCGCCGAGCACGACGGCAACATCTCGGCCACCGCGCGCGCGCTGAAGATGCACCGGCGCACGCTGCAGCGCAAACTCGGCAAGAAGCCGGTGAAGGAATGA
- a CDS encoding ATP-binding protein, with protein MTALAARSLLPRLVVLRRLSLLAQALVLLLAVGWLRIPLALGPMLAATVALALFNLFTQWRLQRERPVGDDEILAQLLADVAVLGVLLYYSGGSANPFVSLFLVPLTIAATALPARHAWLMAGVTTLIYTFLMFWNLPLPPPQGQLAELDALLARASGVAPEHAGHVSGFALHVLGMWLNFVVSAVVIALFLTRMAAALKAREQELAATREAALKNEQILALGTLAAGAAHKLGTPLSTMAVVLREAELAHGEDAQLSEDLRLLRAQVDECKKILSQTLASAGQARDEASRQLALDAYLDRLLEEWQLIRPQATIAAALDGPLPAPPIATDRTLEQALLNLLDNAADASPEGLELHARWDDAELCIDILDRGPGIDAAVAARLGEPFFSTKRDAAGSGGLGIGFFLTNATLERFGGRVELTPRDDGGTRTRVTLPLARLQQAPT; from the coding sequence ATGACCGCCCTCGCCGCCCGCAGCCTGCTGCCCCGCCTGGTCGTCCTGCGCCGCCTGTCGCTGCTGGCGCAGGCGCTGGTGCTGCTGCTCGCGGTCGGCTGGCTGCGCATTCCGCTGGCGCTGGGGCCGATGCTCGCCGCCACCGTCGCGCTGGCGCTGTTCAACCTGTTCACGCAGTGGCGCCTGCAACGCGAGCGGCCGGTCGGCGACGATGAGATCCTCGCCCAGCTGCTCGCCGACGTCGCCGTCCTCGGCGTCCTGCTCTACTACTCCGGCGGCTCGGCCAACCCCTTCGTCTCGCTCTTCCTGGTGCCGCTGACGATCGCCGCCACCGCGCTGCCGGCACGGCACGCCTGGCTGATGGCCGGCGTGACGACGCTGATCTACACCTTCCTGATGTTCTGGAACCTGCCGCTGCCGCCGCCGCAGGGCCAGCTCGCCGAACTCGACGCGCTGCTCGCGCGCGCCTCCGGCGTCGCCCCGGAGCATGCCGGCCACGTCAGCGGCTTCGCGCTGCACGTGCTCGGCATGTGGCTCAACTTCGTCGTCAGCGCTGTCGTCATCGCGCTGTTCCTGACGCGCATGGCGGCCGCGCTGAAGGCGCGCGAGCAGGAACTGGCGGCGACGCGCGAGGCGGCGCTGAAGAACGAGCAGATCCTCGCGCTGGGCACGCTCGCCGCCGGCGCCGCGCACAAGCTGGGGACGCCCCTGTCGACGATGGCTGTCGTGCTGCGCGAGGCGGAGCTGGCGCACGGCGAAGATGCGCAACTGAGCGAGGACCTGCGCCTGCTGCGCGCGCAGGTCGACGAGTGCAAGAAGATCCTGTCGCAGACGCTGGCCTCGGCCGGCCAGGCGCGCGACGAGGCGTCGCGGCAGCTGGCGCTCGACGCCTACCTCGATCGCCTGCTCGAGGAGTGGCAGCTGATCCGGCCACAGGCGACGATCGCCGCCGCGCTCGACGGCCCGCTGCCGGCGCCGCCGATCGCCACCGACCGCACGCTCGAGCAGGCGCTCCTGAACCTGCTCGACAACGCCGCCGACGCCTCGCCGGAAGGCCTCGAACTGCACGCGCGCTGGGACGACGCCGAGCTTTGCATCGACATCCTCGACCGCGGCCCGGGCATCGACGCGGCGGTCGCCGCGCGCCTCGGCGAACCCTTCTTCAGCACCAAGCGCGACGCTGCCGGCAGCGGCGGCCTGGGCATCGGCTTCTTCCTGACCAACGCGACGCTGGAGCGCTTCGGCGGCCGCGTCGAACTGACTCCCCGCGACGACGGCGGCACGCGCACCCGCGTCACGCTGCCGCTCGCCCGACTGCAGCAGGCGCCGACATGA